Proteins encoded together in one Lysinibacillus sp. FSL K6-0232 window:
- a CDS encoding thioredoxin family protein, whose translation MKTITTTEQFNELIAGDQKVLVKFYAGWCPDCTRMNMFIDPIIEEYSQYDWYELNRDELPEIAEKYDVMGIPSLLIFQNGEKLAHLHSANAKTPQQVTEFLAAQQ comes from the coding sequence ATGAAAACAATTACTACTACAGAACAATTTAATGAACTAATTGCTGGTGACCAAAAGGTGCTAGTAAAATTCTATGCAGGCTGGTGTCCAGATTGCACGCGTATGAATATGTTTATCGACCCAATTATCGAGGAATACAGCCAATATGATTGGTATGAGCTAAACCGTGATGAGCTACCAGAAATCGCAGAAAAATATGATGTGATGGGCATTCCAAGCTTATTAATTTTCCAAAACGGTGAAAAGCTTGCACACTTACATAGTGCAAACGCTAAAACACCTCAGCAAGTAACTGAGTTTTTAGCTGCCCAACAATAA
- a CDS encoding C39 family peptidase, with the protein MRQQLILTGTSQYDASVAPSYRNSACGPATIYVILNYFNKSAPSINELYQQLGSTKIGLFKWRLIYYLRRLQPTWDIRGCSLKEALQEIDAGRPVAMRFDRYFSLNWRDQTSTFAYHWVPLIGYEIKNDQLWLIFHDNGGPNRNSKIQQALFHNNAKVLSFVKITPNTTNEHAWQ; encoded by the coding sequence ATGCGCCAACAATTGATTTTAACTGGAACATCACAATATGATGCATCTGTTGCACCAAGCTATCGCAACTCTGCCTGTGGGCCAGCAACAATTTATGTGATTTTAAACTACTTCAACAAATCAGCCCCTAGCATTAACGAGCTATATCAACAGCTTGGTAGCACAAAAATTGGTTTATTTAAGTGGCGGCTTATTTATTATCTTCGTCGCTTACAGCCAACTTGGGATATTCGCGGCTGTTCCTTAAAGGAAGCTTTACAGGAAATTGACGCAGGTCGTCCTGTTGCAATGCGCTTTGATCGCTATTTTAGTCTAAATTGGCGAGATCAAACCTCTACCTTTGCCTACCATTGGGTCCCCCTTATTGGCTATGAAATAAAAAATGACCAGCTATGGCTGATTTTTCATGATAATGGTGGCCCAAATCGTAATAGCAAAATTCAGCAAGCACTATTCCACAATAATGCAAAGGTGCTATCTTTTGTAAAAATTACACCGAATACAACGAACGAGCATGCTTGGCAATAA
- a CDS encoding 5'-3' exonuclease, producing the protein MTTKPKLLIVDGMALLFRSFFASAAMGHFIRLADGTPTNGAQGFVRHVLTAQSIMKPTHMAVCWDMGAHTFRNDLFDGYKANRPAPPEEMLPQFDMAKNLAQQIGWQNFGVEGMEADDLIGSMITKWQDEADITVISGDKDLLQLLRPSTEIAFTKKGYTEYDIYTHARFQEEYRIEPAQFAQVKAFMGDTSDGYPGVKGIGPKQALTLIQTYGSIDNILASLDELKPGQRTKIQENLEMLQLSHELATIQTDVPIEADFTSLVLPKYERQTFQEIEERGYTLIAKHARSLYSV; encoded by the coding sequence ATGACAACAAAACCAAAGCTATTAATTGTTGACGGTATGGCACTGTTATTTCGCTCCTTTTTTGCCTCTGCGGCAATGGGACATTTTATCCGACTTGCAGATGGGACACCAACAAATGGTGCGCAAGGGTTTGTACGCCATGTACTCACGGCACAATCCATTATGAAGCCAACCCATATGGCTGTTTGCTGGGATATGGGCGCACATACATTCCGCAATGATTTATTTGATGGCTATAAAGCAAATCGTCCAGCACCACCAGAGGAGATGCTGCCACAATTCGATATGGCAAAAAATTTAGCACAGCAAATCGGCTGGCAAAATTTTGGCGTAGAAGGAATGGAAGCCGATGATTTAATCGGCTCTATGATTACCAAATGGCAGGATGAGGCGGATATTACGGTTATTAGTGGCGATAAAGATTTACTTCAGCTTTTAAGACCATCCACAGAGATTGCTTTTACCAAAAAAGGCTATACAGAATACGATATCTATACACATGCGCGCTTTCAAGAGGAGTACCGTATTGAGCCAGCACAATTTGCTCAAGTGAAAGCCTTTATGGGAGATACGAGTGATGGCTATCCAGGTGTAAAAGGCATCGGCCCTAAGCAGGCACTTACGTTAATTCAAACATATGGCTCTATCGATAATATTTTGGCATCACTGGATGAATTAAAGCCTGGCCAACGAACAAAAATTCAAGAAAATCTAGAGATGTTGCAATTATCACATGAGCTTGCAACCATTCAAACAGATGTACCAATCGAAGCGGATTTTACAAGCTTAGTATTGCCAAAATATGAACGACAAACGTTTCAAGAGATAGAGGAGCGTGGCTATACGCTTATTGCCAAGCATGCTCGTTCGTTGTATTCGGTGTAA
- a CDS encoding agmatinase family protein produces MFIQPKCQWKQENGSALHQWIKQQANPNPNDVDIIVYGALLSYASERTMTAQYPYAFRKVWPSFQSYNLDEQINLRALAVADIGDVAINENDRMLSESAIEAAAENLSIAYPKSFTCLIGGDHAITACSLKGIKNAFPQDRIGVIQIDTHLDARNQEEIGLAQDSPIHQLIAAGIVKGEHIYNVGLHGFFNSPEMIHYAREQGIHMITLKQMRRDGIQLTIREMLRQLMYEVDRIYVSVDLDALDIMFARDVPAATPGGLTAYELFDILKLIGENEGVRHIDFVYADPKEGTLRPETVKIGVTAFLQWLTGIQLDHRNRISKKGKAML; encoded by the coding sequence ATGTTTATACAACCAAAATGCCAATGGAAGCAGGAAAATGGTTCAGCATTACATCAATGGATTAAGCAACAGGCGAATCCTAACCCAAATGATGTGGATATTATTGTATATGGTGCTTTATTATCATATGCCAGCGAAAGGACGATGACAGCGCAATATCCGTATGCCTTTCGGAAAGTGTGGCCAAGCTTTCAATCGTATAATTTGGATGAGCAAATAAATTTACGTGCGCTGGCTGTTGCTGATATTGGGGATGTAGCAATTAATGAAAATGATAGAATGCTATCAGAGTCTGCGATTGAAGCAGCAGCAGAAAATTTAAGCATCGCCTATCCAAAAAGCTTTACTTGTTTAATAGGAGGCGACCATGCGATTACAGCATGCTCATTAAAAGGGATAAAAAATGCTTTTCCACAGGATCGCATTGGTGTGATTCAAATTGATACACATTTAGATGCAAGAAATCAGGAGGAGATTGGCTTAGCACAGGATTCACCAATTCATCAGCTAATAGCGGCAGGAATTGTAAAGGGGGAGCATATCTATAATGTTGGCTTACATGGCTTTTTCAATTCCCCGGAAATGATTCATTATGCACGAGAGCAAGGTATTCATATGATTACTTTAAAGCAAATGCGACGTGATGGCATTCAGCTAACAATACGTGAAATGCTGCGTCAGCTGATGTATGAGGTAGATCGAATTTATGTATCTGTTGATTTAGATGCACTGGATATTATGTTTGCACGAGATGTGCCAGCAGCAACACCAGGTGGTTTAACAGCCTATGAATTATTTGATATTCTTAAGCTGATTGGCGAAAATGAAGGGGTTCGGCATATTGATTTTGTCTATGCAGACCCAAAGGAAGGCACGCTTCGACCAGAAACCGTAAAAATAGGCGTTACAGCATTTTTACAATGGTTAACAGGCATTCAATTGGATCATCGTAATCGTATTTCCAAAAAAGGAAAGGCGATGCTGTAA
- a CDS encoding polysaccharide deacetylase family protein, giving the protein MNGGGLIISLDFELNWGVHDTFRYGQYNKNLYGVRNALPRILALFERYHIHATWATVGLLFAESKAEMAHYLRGIPVKYEQMRYAAYTQLAKVGDNEQVDPLHFGKSLIEEIKRTPYQEIASHTFSHFYCLEKGQTAADFAADLYAMKIITDGYITPIKSITFPHHQINKDYFHACLKAGYICYRGPINHVLYNASQSRWQGAKQWLDSYINLTGHHIVTFEDIQKEPLLNIRASAFLRPYCSPLRVFERLKIKRIKEGMLEAAKAQAFYHLWWHPHNFGKHIDKNLAMLEELLCYFQELRNQYNFKSYSMHEVAALCLHSERGISNDL; this is encoded by the coding sequence ATGAATGGCGGGGGTCTGATTATTTCATTAGATTTTGAGCTAAATTGGGGTGTCCATGATACTTTTCGCTATGGACAATACAATAAAAACTTATACGGTGTACGCAATGCCCTGCCTCGAATATTAGCATTATTTGAGCGCTATCATATCCATGCAACATGGGCAACAGTTGGGCTATTGTTTGCAGAATCAAAGGCAGAGATGGCACATTATTTACGAGGTATCCCCGTTAAATATGAACAAATGCGCTATGCAGCATATACGCAGCTTGCAAAAGTAGGCGATAATGAGCAAGTGGACCCTTTACATTTTGGTAAATCCTTAATCGAGGAGATTAAACGTACACCTTATCAGGAAATAGCAAGCCATACCTTTTCACATTTTTATTGTTTAGAGAAAGGGCAAACAGCAGCAGATTTTGCAGCAGATTTATATGCAATGAAAATAATTACGGATGGCTATATTACTCCTATAAAATCGATTACCTTTCCACACCATCAAATAAACAAAGACTATTTTCATGCATGCTTAAAAGCGGGCTATATTTGCTATAGAGGTCCAATCAATCATGTCTTGTACAATGCGTCACAGAGCAGATGGCAAGGAGCAAAGCAATGGTTAGATAGTTATATTAATTTAACGGGTCATCATATAGTGACATTTGAAGACATACAAAAGGAACCACTGCTTAATATTCGTGCAAGTGCTTTTTTACGACCTTACTGTAGTCCGTTGCGTGTGTTTGAAAGGTTAAAGATCAAGCGTATAAAAGAAGGGATGCTAGAGGCTGCTAAAGCACAAGCATTTTATCACTTATGGTGGCATCCTCATAATTTTGGGAAGCATATTGATAAAAATTTAGCAATGCTAGAGGAGCTATTATGTTATTTTCAGGAATTGCGCAATCAATATAATTTTAAAAGCTATTCGATGCATGAGGTGGCAGCACTATGCCTCCATTCAGAAAGAGGTATCTCAAATGATCTTTGA